TAATGATTTGAAGTATTTTGACTTAAAAATTAAGCCAGGGACTACTGAAACGCTTAAAATGCGAATCCAAAATTTTACAAATCATAAAATTACGGTCAAAACAGCTATTCGTAATAGTTATACCCAAATTGGTGGAGGGCTTAATTTTACGACACAAACAAGAAACTTAGATTCTAGTTTGAAAATACCATTAACCAAAATTGCTAAGGTTCGTAAAGAGGACCGGATCGTTAACTTAGGACCGCAAGAAGTACGAGATGTTTCGGCTACTGTTAAGATGCCCGTTGATCAAACTAGAGGAATGATTTATGGTGATTGGCAGTTTATTGAGTACATGAAAGATAAGGGGGCCGGTTCTGCAGTCTCAAGTAATTATGCGTACTCTGTTGGCATTGCACTTCGGGGCAATCATTATCGAATTTACCCAGAACTGAAATTTGATAAAGCAAAAGAGTTACTATACGAAAAACATGCAGCGATGGGAATTGATTTACGCAATACGCAACCCATGTTACTGCAAAATGTCATCATGCAAGCTGTTGTTTCAAAAGAAGGATTGTATTCTTCAAAACATGTTTTTAATGTAACCAAGAGTAAAATAGCGCCAAATTCTAAAATAACATTACCTATTACTTGGGCTTACGATCAATTAAAACCTGGTAAATATAATATCAATGTTAAAGTCAAAGGCGAAAATGATTGGAATCACCTACCAATGATTTGGACTTTCAAAAAAACATTTGTTGTTAACAAGAAAGATGCGCAACGAATTAATCAATTAGCGATTAAGCAACCTAAGAATAAATGGTTGTACGTAAGTGTTGCTAGCGGTGCGCTACTATTAGTGGCGTTAACTGAATTACTAAAGCTCTTATTGACTAGTGGTGTTACAAAGTGAAAAAAGGCATTAAATTTATAGTTTTTATTTTAGTGATTACGGTTATTTTTATAGTAGATAGTGCCGAAGTTAGTGCTAAATCTAATCGTATTAGAGCGCCTAAAAGTCAGGTAGAACCAATAACGGTTCAAGTTTTACCGGTGTTACCAAGTGATAATATCGGGGGATCACACCTTGGCTACTACGTGTTGCCCGCAAATAAACGGAAAAAGCGATATGAGAAGCTTAAATTATTTAATCCAACTAATCAGGCACTAAAAGTTAGATTTAGAGTTGTTGATGCGACGACTAATGATAATGGCTCAGTTGATTATACTGGCCAAAATAAAGTTGATCCAACACTACTAAAAGAACCTGGTTCAGAGTTAATTAAAACGCCAGTAGCAATAACATTAAAACCAAAGCAGTTGAAGGAAGTAGCTCTAGAAATTAATCAGCTAGCCTCGACCTTTAGGGGGCAAAAGGCAACGGCAGTTAATGTATTAGCTAGTGGCATCAATAACCAACAAAGTAGCATTCAAAACCAATATAACTATGCAATTGGGGTTATCCTGCAAGGAAAATCGTTATCGAAAAAAGCATTAAAGAAATTAAATCTTAGCGGAATTAAAGTCCGATTAATTGGGAATAAAAAACCAGCAATTAGTATTCGACTAACTAATCCAGACGCAACTTACTTAAAAGAAACAAAAATCACGCTAAGGCTTGTTAATCAAAGATATAGTTTTTTTAACTATCAGATGACGCAAAAAGACCTTAAGATTGCGCCTAATTCTAAATTCTATGAAGATGTTTTGTTAGGGGGCAAACGGCTAGTGCCGGGTGTATATAAGTTAACAATGACGACTAATAACGAGCGTTACCACTGGACGACTAGTCAATATGTCAAAATTACTAAAAATCAAGCACGGTTTATCAACATGAATAACGATCAGTACCTAAAAAAGAAGAAGCAATTAATTGAAATCACAATTTCCGTACTAATGTTATCAATTTTAATGGCATTATTTTATCGGTTTAGGGAAAGAAAGAAGGATTATTTACGTGAATAAGTTATCGATTATCCATTATGTTAACCAAAATAATTATCAAAAAGTTAAGTGGGGACTGATTGCGCTGACGATAGTGTTATCAATCATTTTCTGCAGTAGCCTATATGCTGCAATTAAGTTTCAGCAAGAATTAAATTCATTTACAACGATCACATTAGGCAACTAGACAATAATATTGTTGCTTTAACTACTGGACAGCTCAAGATATTTGAGCTAGAGACGCACCACCTAACGCACGTTTATAACCTCAGCGCCTGATAAGGTGTTTGAGTTATAAAAATATAACACGACATTGTCGTAAAATTATTTAAAGGAGGAATTTCAACATGAAATTCAATAATTTAACAAGTGCTGTATTAATCAGTGCATCAGTTTTATCAATCTTTGCTGTACCAACTGCTACATTTGCTGCAACACATGAAGGGACACCAGTCGATAACGGCGGGGTACCATTGCCACAAAATGATACAACAACAGCTGGGATTTCTTTTGGGGACAACAATCCTAACCCTAATACTGGTTTCTTACGCCTTCAGATGGTACCACACGTATTGGACTTTGGTAACCATGCTAAGTTTGATACTGCATACACAACTTTCACAGCTGATGGCCAAAACTATGCGAATAAAGGTAATAACCAACATGTATCATATGATAATACAGATGCAAATAAAACAAGTATTTTGAATACAAAAGATACGGCTTTAACTAAAGCTGGGCTTGCAGGCGATGCATGGGTAACGGTTGTTGATAAACAAGTGACACGTGATAAATTACCAACCTTTGATCAAGCAACAACGCAAGAAGCTGGTGATTGGCAATTAAACGTTAAAGCAGATGATGCCTTGAAATCAGTGAGCGGACAAGAGTTAACCGACGCACAATTATTGTTCAAAAATACAACTTATGGTCGGACAACAGATGTTTTTGGTTTAACAAATGAAGCGCAAGATTCAACATTTGCGACTGATTTTGGTGCAACCAATGCAGCTGATAAAGGTGATAAGGATATTAATGATATCACCAAGAGTTTTGCTTTGGACATGAGCTCAAAAGACGTGAACCATCAAGTAGCAACTGCCGCAAAAAATGAAGGTACTGGTGCTAATGTACTTGGCTGGAACCCTGCAGATATTCAGTTGATTTTACCAAGTGCTACAGCAGTTGGTAATGCAATTTATACAGCTAATTTAACTTGGACATTATCTACTGGTAAATAATTAGTAGTGAGTGTGTGGGGGTGCCGTTAATATGGACATTGAACAAACGGATTACTGTAATTGGTATATAGAAGTACAAGGTCTAATAAGTGTTTTAAATAATATAACAAATCAATACAATATTAGTTTTGATCAATTTCTATTATTAGAAGAATTGATTGTAAATCCAGGTGCGTCACCGACAGATTTAGCAGATATCTTTAAGGTTTCAACTCCCGCTGTTTCTAGAAAATTGAAGGCTTTGCAATCCAAAAGTATGATTGTAAAATCCAGAAATGATTTGAAAGATCAACGACTTGTTCATATTAAAGTAACAAATCAGGGTAGGCAAATTTATAATGAATTGCGAAGAAAAGTTGATGATTTTCATGAACACTCGAGTAATAATATTTATTCTAGATAAAGTTGCAAACAACTAAATTGTATTAGTTATTATTGATTGTTAGTATAACAAAAAAGTGTTGAAAGCGAATTTCCAATGTGCTAAATTATATTTGTTATAACGAATAGATGATATAACAAATAATTAATTAGACAAAGGAGTTAATCATTATGAATAAATTTACGAGTAGTCTTCTAATAAGTGTTGCGAGCGCCTCTGTATTAGGATTAGCGACTGGAATACAACCAGTTGAAGCTTCATCTAAAATACAAACAGTACAGTCAAAACTATTAAGTAATGAGTTACAAGATTTTAATTTTACTAAAGGGCCTGATTTCTATTCGGGAACTTTTAGGAGCTTACAAGCTAATCACTTAGTTAATGGTAATATCACTAATAAAACGACGGAATTGAGCATTTATTACAATCTGACCTTCCCGGGACAAAATTTTGTTTTAAGAGATTCTTCGGGTCATCCCGTGTATACACTGCCACAAAGTCTACAGGGGACCATTAAGATTAATACACCTTTTAAAGTTGGTGAGACTTATAGTTTAGGAACAAGTATGTCGGCTTCTAACTTTTTAAGTTTTAAAGTTGTTTCAGGCGATACTATAGAAGCACCAACCATTAATAAAATTACGAGTCAGGATAGTTACGTTACTGGTACTGGTGTTGCGGGCGCCACTATCCATCTAACAATTGGTGGTGACAACTACAATGGTGTCGTTGATAACCAAGGGAATTATAAAATTTCTTTAAATAAAAATTACGCTGCCAATACCGCTATCACATTGTATCAAGAAAAAAATGGGGTTAAGAGCAATACTATAAATGCGATTGTCGTTGCACCCGATAAGTTAGCCAAGCCGGTATTAAATAGAGTAACTGTTAATGATCAAAAAGTGACAGGTTCAGGTGTTCCAGGTGCCACTGTGTATTTACTAATCGGCAATGATCACTACCAAGGGACTGTTGATAGTAATGGTCAATTCACAGTTTTAACGAACAAATATTATCCATTGGGAACATCGATCACGGTATACCAAGAAAAAGATGGGGTTAAAAGTGATGATGTAACCGGTTCAGTTGCTGCACCTGAATATTTGGAAATGCCGAAGTTAAATACAGTTTCTGATACAGATACTGTTGTAACTGGGACAGGTACCCCGGGCGCAACAATTTATCTCAATATTAATGGGGCACATTTCCATGCGAAGATTTCTGATAAGGGAGAATTTATTGTTAATATTGAAAAAAATTATCCCGTTAACACACCAATCGAAGCGTATCAGGAATATAATGGTGTTCAAAGCGATACCACAACAACTTATGTTCAGGCATCAACAAAATTAGTTGTTAAAGAGATTAAAACTAATTCTACTAGCATTACAGGAACAGCTGTTCCAAATGCAACGATTCATGTTGTAATTGGCGATCGAGACTTTGAAGGTAAAGCTGATAGTGATGGTAATTTTGTAGTAGATTTGCAAGGTGCAACTTATAAGGCTGGCACAGACGTTACAGTAACAGCTAAAAGCGCATCAGGTGTAGAAACTAAGCATGTTCAGATTTATCCTAAAGATCCTGTAATTAATACTGTATATGAAGGAGATAATTCCATTCGTGGCACTGCGGATGCAGGTGCTACAGTAGTGATTAAAGTTGGTGCTACTGAATATCGGACGATAGCAGATTCAGATGGCGATTTTCGACAATCAGTAGATCCTAATTTAGTTGTATCAGGTGCTAAAGTGACTGTTTATAGTATTAGTGGTGGTTTAGATAGTGCTAAGTCAGAAGTTACAGTAAAATAAATTGAAGATGGGGGAAGTACAATTGCGAAAAATATTTTTTTGCTGTCTGTTAATGCTTGCCTTTTCACATTTTATTGTGAATGCCACTGGTGCTAAAGCTAGTATAAATACATCAACTTGTAGTTCAGAAGCTGATAGTCTTAATGCGAATTGGAATATTTTGGAATATGAGACGCCTTCGGCAATACCGGTAGATGAGCTTTTTCGTCAAGGATTATATGATGCTAATAAGCAACAATACTCAGTTGGAATTAATGCTGGTAATTTAGACCAAACTAAATTGACCACGGTTAAAAGGTTTAAATTAGAAAAAGGGAAAACTTACAAATTAGATGTGAATTATTATATCTCTATGAGTAACGTGAACCTAAAAAACACCTACATTGATTTTAATGGAGAAGAACGAATTAATACGCCTACTTCGGCTGGAGGTCAGAAGTATTCCAAAGTAATTACGCCCGATAAAGATGAAACTTATAAAATCACCTTAAAATTAGAAACATTTCAAGGTGCCAATGTGACCATGATGCTGTCGTATGGAAAAGGAGAAGGCTTGGTTAAAATGCCGGATAAGCCGACTGTGGATCCAGTAAAAGCTAATCAAGATATTGTGACTGGTACAGGGACGCCTGGCAACACTATTTTGGTAAAAAATATAAATGGTGTTGAGATTGGTAGAGCTATTGTCGCAAGTGATGGCGAATATTCTGTTAAAGTAAATGAGCCTTTAGTCGAAGGTGAGATATTAAGAGTTTATCAGATGAGTGATGACTTATTAAGTGAGGCAACGCCAATACTTGTCATTAAAGCGTAAGTACTCACTGATGGCTTATGATTTCGAATTTGTCTATTTTGATTTGGTGAGAAGCAGCTCACAATTGATAATTTTTAGTATAAAAATTTAAAGCGCAGCTAATACCAATTTTTTGGTGTTGACTGCGCTTTTGTAGCGCCTTTTTTAGATAACAATATTGTCACTTCTAATGCTAGCATAAGTATTGTACATTATTATTAATGAGTGAAACTTAGCAATTGGGAGGGCAATGAGATGACTAAGCGAAATTTAATGATTATCAGTAGTATCGTTATTGTATTGGGGGCGCTTGGTGCTGGTGGTTATGTTGTTAAAGATCAACTAAATCAAAAGGCAATTCAACAAGAAAAGGTTGAAAAACAGGTCCAACAACGAAAACGCCAAAGTGAACAGGTGGCAAAGGATAAATTAGAAAGTAGCGCCAAGCAAAAAATGCGTGTAAAAAATGCAACTAAGCCAATGCCTACAGTGGTTGCTGATAATGCGTTAGATCAATATTTTAAGCAAGTTAACTTCTCGGGCACGGCATTAATCGTTAAAGATAACAAAATTATGCTTAATAAAGGGTATGGTACTGCTAATGAAGCGGCCAAACGAGTGAATACCCCCGATACACTGTACCCCATTGCATCAACTGAAAAGGCACTGATTGCAACTGGTATTTTACAATTAAATCAGCAAGGTAAATTAAAGGTGACTGATCCAGTGGCGAAATATTTACCCCAATTTCCTAACGGTCAGCAGATCAAATTGACCGATTTATTGCACCATACTTCCGGTATTGTAGGGCGT
This DNA window, taken from Latilactobacillus sakei, encodes the following:
- a CDS encoding MarR family transcriptional regulator, which translates into the protein MDIEQTDYCNWYIEVQGLISVLNNITNQYNISFDQFLLLEELIVNPGASPTDLADIFKVSTPAVSRKLKALQSKSMIVKSRNDLKDQRLVHIKVTNQGRQIYNELRRKVDDFHEHSSNNIYSR
- a CDS encoding cell surface protein, encoding MKFNNLTSAVLISASVLSIFAVPTATFAATHEGTPVDNGGVPLPQNDTTTAGISFGDNNPNPNTGFLRLQMVPHVLDFGNHAKFDTAYTTFTADGQNYANKGNNQHVSYDNTDANKTSILNTKDTALTKAGLAGDAWVTVVDKQVTRDKLPTFDQATTQEAGDWQLNVKADDALKSVSGQELTDAQLLFKNTTYGRTTDVFGLTNEAQDSTFATDFGATNAADKGDKDINDITKSFALDMSSKDVNHQVATAAKNEGTGANVLGWNPADIQLILPSATAVGNAIYTANLTWTLSTGK
- a CDS encoding cell surface protein; the encoded protein is MIKFINYKEVSTLKNWIKIIGLSTTIAMACFSAAKIDTEATTQTQNSDFEIQRLETKSQVNNDLKYFDLKIKPGTTETLKMRIQNFTNHKITVKTAIRNSYTQIGGGLNFTTQTRNLDSSLKIPLTKIAKVRKEDRIVNLGPQEVRDVSATVKMPVDQTRGMIYGDWQFIEYMKDKGAGSAVSSNYAYSVGIALRGNHYRIYPELKFDKAKELLYEKHAAMGIDLRNTQPMLLQNVIMQAVVSKEGLYSSKHVFNVTKSKIAPNSKITLPITWAYDQLKPGKYNINVKVKGENDWNHLPMIWTFKKTFVVNKKDAQRINQLAIKQPKNKWLYVSVASGALLLVALTELLKLLLTSGVTK